The following are from one region of the Nicotiana tabacum cultivar K326 chromosome 3, ASM71507v2, whole genome shotgun sequence genome:
- the LOC107814673 gene encoding gamma carbonic anhydrase 1, mitochondrial — translation MGTLGKAIYTVGFWIRETGQAMDRLGCRLQGNYYFHEHLSRHRTLMNLFDKVPMVAKDAFVAPSASLIGDVHVGRNASIWYGCVLRGDVNSISIGAGTNIQDNSLVHVAKSNLSGKVLPTIIGNNVTVGHSAVLHGCTVEDEAFVGMGATLLDGAVVEKNAMVAAGALVRQNTRIPSGEVWGGNPARFLRKLTEEEIAFISQSAANYTNLAQVHAAENAKSFDAIEFEKVLRKKFARKDEEYDSMLGVDRQTPPELILPDNIQAPKAS, via the exons ATGGGTACGCTGGGGAAAGCAATCTACACAGTCGGGTTCTGGATCAGGGAAACGGGTCAAGCCATGGATCGTTTGGGCTGCCGCCTCCAAGGCAACTATTACTTCCATGAACACC TGTCAAGGCATAGAACTCTTATGAACTTGTTTGACAAAGTACCTATGGTTGCTAAAGATGCATTTGTGGCCCCAAGTGCTTCTTTAATTGGTGATGTTCATGTTGGACGTAATGCTTCTATTTGGTATGGATGTGTTCTGCGAG GTGATGTGAACAGTATTAGTATAGGAGCAGGAACCAATATCCAGGACAATTCTCTTGTTCATGTAGCTAAATCAAATCTAAGTGGAAAGGTTTTGCCAACAATTATTGGCAACAATGTTACTGTAG GTCATAGTGCTGTCTTGCATGGATGTACTGTTGAAGATGAGGCATTTGTTGGTATGGGTGCAACTCTGCTTGATGGGGCAGTTGTGGAGAAAAATGCTATGGTCGCTGCTGGTGCCCTTGTCAGGCAGAATACGAGGATTCCTTCTGGAGAG GTATGGGGAGGAAATCCAGCCAGGTTCCTGAGAAAGCTCACAGAAGAAGAAATAGCTTTTATCTCGCAGTCTGCTGCCAACTACACTAATTTAGCGCAGGTTCACGCTGCTGAAAATGCAAAAAGCTTTGATGCGATTGAATTTGAGAAGGTGTTGCGGAAGAAGTTTGCTCGCAAAGACGAGGAGTATGACTCTATGTTGGGTGTTGATCGTCAAACACCTCCAGAGCTTATCCTGCCTGATAATATCCAGGCACCAAAGGCCTCTTAA